The proteins below come from a single Roseiflexus sp. RS-1 genomic window:
- a CDS encoding DsbA family protein: MSTRSQRGRAVQTKKSGGASRALYLVMGAAVLLVIAVAATIALQNRQSAATATPGRDPARPATGVATGVGADGFFFKGNADAPVTVTEFSDYQCPGCAYYATILAAQFEQEYVATGKVRFVYHEYPLNGHINGVPAAIAARCAGEQGADNYWAMHDYLFTNQRQWSGQPNPQAQFVAYARQIGLDTAAFERCYTSNRFRDAINQAKASGDALRIPGTPSFAVNGQLVDTTGASSVEEIYVRMRQAVDRALAGQ; this comes from the coding sequence ATGAGTACACGTTCGCAGCGCGGTCGAGCGGTTCAGACAAAGAAGAGCGGCGGCGCTTCCCGCGCACTCTATCTGGTGATGGGCGCTGCTGTGCTGCTGGTCATTGCAGTTGCCGCAACGATTGCGCTGCAAAACCGGCAGTCCGCCGCTACTGCCACACCGGGGCGCGACCCCGCGCGACCGGCAACCGGAGTTGCGACAGGGGTCGGCGCCGATGGTTTCTTCTTCAAAGGGAATGCCGATGCGCCGGTAACCGTCACCGAGTTTTCGGATTATCAGTGTCCTGGATGCGCCTACTACGCGACGATACTGGCGGCGCAGTTTGAGCAGGAGTACGTTGCGACCGGCAAGGTCCGGTTTGTCTACCACGAGTACCCCTTGAACGGGCATATCAACGGCGTGCCGGCTGCAATCGCCGCGCGTTGTGCAGGTGAACAGGGGGCGGATAACTACTGGGCGATGCACGACTATCTCTTCACCAACCAGCGTCAGTGGAGCGGTCAACCCAATCCGCAGGCGCAGTTCGTCGCCTATGCGCGGCAGATCGGTCTCGATACTGCTGCCTTCGAGCGTTGCTACACCAGCAACCGCTTCCGTGATGCGATCAATCAGGCGAAGGCATCCGGCGATGCGCTGCGCATCCCTGGCACTCCGTCGTTTGCCGTGAATGGGCAACTGGTCGATACGACCGGTGCGAGCAGTGTGGAGGAGATCTACGTGCGTATGCGCCAGGCGGTGGATCGAGCGCTTGCGGGGCAGTAG